GACCCTCAATCCCTTTTTTTGCTTTTTCAACGGTCCTATCTTCAAGCCAGGCACCAATGGCCATAATAAAAACAACTTCACCTGCTGCAAAGATCTCACCGATATATATGGATGCAAACATGGCAATTGAGATAAGCAAAGCGGAACTTATAAAAAATTGGGTAATAATCCGTTGTAATGCTAAAACTACAAGTGGTGTTCCGCAGATAAGTATGGTTATCCAGGCAGGATCCACGGGAAATATATGAAAAAAGATATTTAAAATACTTAGAATTAAAAATAACCCTGCTATAATGATCATTGGCAATCGGGATAAGGAATCATAAATTTGTTTGAGAATATTCATTGTTATACCTCATTTCATGAATTTTCCGATAGCATCAGAAAATTTTTCAAGTTCAGATTTATCACCGGTATTTATTGCCTCTGTAATGCAGTGGTTTAAGTGATCTTGTAAAATGAGTTTGCCAATATTGTTAACTGCAGATTTTACAGCTGCCACCTGAATTAATATTTCACTGCAGTCCCGTTCATCCTGTACCATTTTTTTTACTGATTCGAGATGTCCTATGGCACGTGATAAACGATTTATAACTATTTTGGTATTTTCGTGTTTATGTTTTTTTTCTTCTGGAATATCTTATCTCTCCTTTCAACATCCCCCCATGGGGGATATTGAAATTATAGCAAGACATTTTATTTCTGTCAATATTTCCTTTTGTGAAATTCAATCCTAAAAGTATGAAAACAAAAGGTTAAGTCAAATTAAAAATTATAAAATGTTTTGAAGGAATTCATTGCATATACATAATCCTTTACACCTGCCAATTCTCTTATAGAATGCATAGATAATATAGGAATTCCCATGTCTACACATGTCATATTAATGTGGCTGGAGGAAATAGGTCCTATAGTTGAACCTCCTCTTTCGTCTGAATGGTTCACAAATATTTGCACTGGAATGTTAGCCCTGTCACATATGCTTTTATATATAGCACCAGATACACCGTCGGTAGTATAACTTTGGCTGGCACTTATTTTTATAATGGGTCCTTTATTTATAATAGGTCTATTTGCAGGATCTGATTTTTCTATATAGTTTGGATGGAGTGCGTGCCCAAGATCACAGGATATCATAAAGGATTTTGATATGGATCTATAGAATTGATCTTTATTTTTACCTAAGTTAAAGGCTATCCTTTCCAATAAAGATAACAACATAGGAGAATTTGCGCCTTGCTTTGTGGTACTCCCAACTTCTTCGTTGTCAAAGCATACCATTACATTTGTATTGTTTTTAACTTTAGTATCTGAAATGGATTTTATGCCTGAATATACCATACTCAAATCGTCCAATCTACCAGAAGATATAAATTCTCTATTAGCTCCCATTATAGTTCCTTTGCCAAATTCGTACAAAAACAAGTCAAAATCCAGAATATCTTCTTTAGCTATAGATAATTCTTCGCATATAATTTCAATGAGACAATGTTTATTTTTAGAATTGTTATTTACAAGGGTCAAAAGAGGAAGCATATGTTTTTGTTTACTCAATTTAATACCTGAGTTCACATCCCTATTCATGTGTATGGCTAGATTTGGTATTATCATAAGGGGTTCAGCTATATTTATTAACTCTGTGTGTGGATAAAAAGGATCTTTGCTTTTTAATACAATCCTACCTGCCATGGCAAGGGGTCTATCCATCCATGTATTTAATATAGGGCCGCCATATACTTCTGTGTTTATTTTTATATAGTTATTTTCTACATTTATATCTGCATTGGGTTTTATTTTAAAGCAAGGAGAGTCAGTATGAGCTCCTATTATCCTAAATCCATCTTTCTCTATTTCTCCATTTCCCACTGTAAAAGCAATAAGTGCAGAATCATTTTTGGTTATAAAATATTTTTCGCCTTTTTTTAAATTCCATGAATTCTCCTCTTTAATTTCAATAAATCCTGATCTTTTAAGTAAGTTTACAGCATTTTTCACTGCATGAAACGCTGTAGGGCTTTCATAGATATAATTTATAAGCTCTTTTGCTTCTTCAATTTCGTAATTCTTCATAATTCCTCCTAAAATAATTTCTATATTTAATTTATATTCTATTATCCAATTTAAAAATATTCAATATAAAGTTTTTTATCCCAACTATGAAATTAGCTGATACTTCTATCTTATTTAAAATGGGAGATAATATATAGTTAAAATATTATTTATAAAATATTAAAAAAGTAAATAACTATTTAATATATATGACATAAAATTGTCACAATAATTATATAAAATAATTACATTAATATAGAATTTATCAGAAATTTAAAATAGTATAGATCTCCCTTATTAAAAATAAGTGCTGGCAAATTAGCTGGTACTTATTTTTTTTATATGGGAACTTTTTAAATTAAAAGAGAAGGTTTTTACCAGCATTTCACGAATTTTGATAGAAAATTTGTGAAAAATATTCGTATTGTTTATTGACTGTAACATTCAATTTTGATACCATGTTGTAGGAGGGATGCTACTTGAAGGAAAAATATGATGTTGTGATAATTGGAGCAGGTCCTGCTGGAATATTTGCTGCACTGGAAATCACAAAGCTAAATAAGAACTTAAGCGTACTTATAATTGATAAAGGTAGAAGTATAGAAAAAAGAAAATGTCCTGCAAGAGTAAATGGAAAATGTATAAATTGTAGTCCTTGTGGTATTACTTCCGGCTGGTCAGGAGCGGGAGCTTTTTCGGATGGAAAACTTTCTTTAAGCCCGGAAGTGGGAGGAAGATTATTAGAGTATTTTTCAGAAGATGAGTGCATGGAATTAATAAAATATTGTGATGATATATATTTGAATTTTGGTGCTAATAAAACTGTGTATGGATTAAACAATGAAAAAATAGATAAAATAAAATACGAAGCAAGTAAATATAATATTCGTCTTATAGAATGTCCTGTAAGACATTTAGGAACGGAATTAGCTTATGAGGTATTGAAGAAAATGTATCATTATATTTTAAAGGATACAAATACAGAATTTAGTGAACTTACAGAAGTAGAAGATATATTAGTAGAAGATGATGCAGCTGCAGGAGTTCTGGTTAAAAATAAACAGGGACAAAAAAAGATTTCAGCAAAATATGTAATAGTTGCACCAGGCAGGGGTGGAGCGGAATGGTTTTCAATTCAATCTAAAAAGTTAAATTTAAAAACTAAAAATAATGCTGTGGATATAGGCGTAAGAGTAGAGGTACCTAATTCTATAATGGATCATTTAACTAAAGATTTATATGAGGCAAAACTTGTTTACTATTCGGATACTTTCGATAATAAAGTCAGAACTTTTTGTATGAATCCAGGAGGAGTTGTATCTGAAGAACATTATGATGGAACTATAGCAGTTGTAAATGGGCACAGCTACTCGGAAAAGGAACTGAGAACTGAAAATACGAATTTTGCCATGCTTGTTTCTACTTCTTTTACAGAACCTTTCGACCAACCTATAACTTATGGTAAGTATATTGCAAAGCTTGGTAATATGCTAACTGGGGATGGTATAATGGTTCAAAGATTGGGAGATTTATTAAATGGTAGAAGAACTGATTATTCAAGAATTAAAAAATCTACTACTATACCAACTCTTAAATCAGCAGTACCAGGGGATTTAAGTTTTGTATTGCCTCAGAGGTGTTTAACTTCTATAGTTGAAGCATTAAAGGCTTTTAATAATATTGCACCGGGGCTTTACAGTAAAAATACATTACTTTATGGTGTGGAAGTTAAGTTTTATTCAAGTAAATTTGAAACTAATGATAAATTTGAAACAGCTATAAGAAATTTATATGCTATAGGAGATGGGGCTGGTATTACAAGAGGTCTTATGCAGGCTTCTGTAACTGGTGTAGTAGTTGCAAGAGATATAGCACATAAATAGTTTAAATATTATTTTAAAGTTGAAATTGTATTAATTGTAAGTTTCATGATATGTAAAAAAGGGGAGGAAGTTCTCATGTCAGCATTTATTGTTTTAGGTTCCCAATGGGGCGACGAAGGAAAGGGTAAAATGACCGATTATCTTGCAAAAGATGTAGATGTAGTTGTCAGATTCCAAGGTGGTAATAATGCAGGTCACACAGTTAGGGTAGGGGATAAGGAATATAAACTTCATATTATACCCTCTGGGATACTTTATAAAGATAAAGTAAATGTAATAGGAAATGGAGTAGTGCTTGACCCAGAAGCATTATTTCAGGAAATAGATTATTTGGAAAAAGCGGGGGTAGATATTCAGCCTGACAATTTGATGATAAGTGACAGAGCTCAGCTTATTATGCCTTATCATAAGATATTGGATGGGATAAAAGAAAGATCCAGAGGGAAAAAAGATATAGGTACCACTGGAAAGGGAATTGGCCCTTGTTATACAGATAAAATGGAGAGAAGTGGTATAAGGGTTTGTGATCTTATAAACCAGGATGTTTTTAAAGAAAATTTAAAAGAAAATCTAAAGATTAAAAATGATATAATAACAAAAGTTTACGGGGAAAATGCTTTGGATTTTGATTCAATATATGATCAATATATTGAATATAGAAAGAAATTGGCACCTTATGTTAAGGATATCTCTGTAGAGGTGTATAATAGCATTAAGAGTAACAAAAAGGTATTATTTGAAGGGGCTCAAGGTACTTTATTGGATATAGATTATGGAACTTATCCCTATGTTACTTCCTCAAGTACCATTGCAGGGGGAGTATGTATAGGTGCAGGAATAGGACCCACACTTATAACAGGTGCCATAGGTGTTGCAAAAGCCTATACCACAAGAGTAGGAAAAGGACCTTTCCCAACAGAACTTTTTGATGATACTGGAGGTTGGATCAGAAAAAGTGGACGTGAATATGGAGTTACTACAGGAAGAGCTAGAAGATGCGGATGGCTGGACCTTGTGATACTTAAAACCAGCAGTAGAGTTTCAGGACTTACTAATTTTGCTATTACTAAAATAGATACTTTAGGGGGACTTGAAAAGGTAAAGGTATGTACAGGATATAAATTTAATGGAAAAATTATAGATTATGTACCCGCTAGTTTGCAGGATTTAGCCAAGTGTGAGCCTGTATATGAAGAATTTGATGGATGGGATAAAGATATTGAAAATGCTAAGACATATGATGAACTTCCGGAAAATGCTAAAATATATTTAAATAAAATAGAAGAGTTTACTAATACTAAAATATCTATAGTTTCTGTAGGACCAGGAAGAGAGCAAACAATAAATTTGAATAATATGTAATTTCAATTTCACCTTTAAATAAACTTCTAAAATTAATAGAACTTATTTAAAGGTGAAATTTTTATTCTATGGAAAAAATAAAAATTATGTTATAAAATAAGTTTATAGTAAATTATAGGAGGGAGAATATTGGATAAATCAACTTTTGAAAAGGAATATGAAGTTCAATATCATGAAATAGATTTTAAGGGAAGATTACTTGTTACAAGTCTTATAAATTATTTTGGGGATGTGGCTACAAAGCATTCTGAGGCTATAGGAGGAAGTCTTAAATATCTAAAAGAAAAAGGCATTGCATGGGTTCTTTATAAATGGAATATACATATAAATAAAAGTCCCTATTATGGTGAAAAAATTACTATAAGAACCAAGGCTTGTTCTTTTAAAAAGTTTTATGCTTATAGAACTTTCCATGTTATAGATAAAGAGGGCAATGTTGTAGCTTACGCAAATTCTCTCTGGATTTTGATAGATGTTAGTAGACGTAAAATAATTAGAATAACACAGGATATGTATAAGATGTATGGTATAAGTGAAAAAAATAAGGG
This genomic interval from Clostridium kluyveri contains the following:
- a CDS encoding metal-sensing transcriptional repressor, encoding MPEEKKHKHENTKIVINRLSRAIGHLESVKKMVQDERDCSEILIQVAAVKSAVNNIGKLILQDHLNHCITEAINTGDKSELEKFSDAIGKFMK
- a CDS encoding M18 family aminopeptidase; this translates as MKNYEIEEAKELINYIYESPTAFHAVKNAVNLLKRSGFIEIKEENSWNLKKGEKYFITKNDSALIAFTVGNGEIEKDGFRIIGAHTDSPCFKIKPNADINVENNYIKINTEVYGGPILNTWMDRPLAMAGRIVLKSKDPFYPHTELINIAEPLMIIPNLAIHMNRDVNSGIKLSKQKHMLPLLTLVNNNSKNKHCLIEIICEELSIAKEDILDFDLFLYEFGKGTIMGANREFISSGRLDDLSMVYSGIKSISDTKVKNNTNVMVCFDNEEVGSTTKQGANSPMLLSLLERIAFNLGKNKDQFYRSISKSFMISCDLGHALHPNYIEKSDPANRPIINKGPIIKISASQSYTTDGVSGAIYKSICDRANIPVQIFVNHSDERGGSTIGPISSSHINMTCVDMGIPILSMHSIRELAGVKDYVYAMNSFKTFYNF
- a CDS encoding NAD(P)/FAD-dependent oxidoreductase encodes the protein MKEKYDVVIIGAGPAGIFAALEITKLNKNLSVLIIDKGRSIEKRKCPARVNGKCINCSPCGITSGWSGAGAFSDGKLSLSPEVGGRLLEYFSEDECMELIKYCDDIYLNFGANKTVYGLNNEKIDKIKYEASKYNIRLIECPVRHLGTELAYEVLKKMYHYILKDTNTEFSELTEVEDILVEDDAAAGVLVKNKQGQKKISAKYVIVAPGRGGAEWFSIQSKKLNLKTKNNAVDIGVRVEVPNSIMDHLTKDLYEAKLVYYSDTFDNKVRTFCMNPGGVVSEEHYDGTIAVVNGHSYSEKELRTENTNFAMLVSTSFTEPFDQPITYGKYIAKLGNMLTGDGIMVQRLGDLLNGRRTDYSRIKKSTTIPTLKSAVPGDLSFVLPQRCLTSIVEALKAFNNIAPGLYSKNTLLYGVEVKFYSSKFETNDKFETAIRNLYAIGDGAGITRGLMQASVTGVVVARDIAHK
- a CDS encoding adenylosuccinate synthase — its product is MSAFIVLGSQWGDEGKGKMTDYLAKDVDVVVRFQGGNNAGHTVRVGDKEYKLHIIPSGILYKDKVNVIGNGVVLDPEALFQEIDYLEKAGVDIQPDNLMISDRAQLIMPYHKILDGIKERSRGKKDIGTTGKGIGPCYTDKMERSGIRVCDLINQDVFKENLKENLKIKNDIITKVYGENALDFDSIYDQYIEYRKKLAPYVKDISVEVYNSIKSNKKVLFEGAQGTLLDIDYGTYPYVTSSSTIAGGVCIGAGIGPTLITGAIGVAKAYTTRVGKGPFPTELFDDTGGWIRKSGREYGVTTGRARRCGWLDLVILKTSSRVSGLTNFAITKIDTLGGLEKVKVCTGYKFNGKIIDYVPASLQDLAKCEPVYEEFDGWDKDIENAKTYDELPENAKIYLNKIEEFTNTKISIVSVGPGREQTINLNNM
- a CDS encoding acyl-[acyl-carrier-protein] thioesterase, which codes for MDKSTFEKEYEVQYHEIDFKGRLLVTSLINYFGDVATKHSEAIGGSLKYLKEKGIAWVLYKWNIHINKSPYYGEKITIRTKACSFKKFYAYRTFHVIDKEGNVVAYANSLWILIDVSRRKIIRITQDMYKMYGISEKNKGLMDIKKIKLPEKFSIEKSFEVRYSDIDTNRHVNNVKYVDWMIETIPLDIVLNYSIENLNITYEKEARYGENITIYTELNKQDEGYISLHEIVDKEGKRLSAIEAVLQKK